Sequence from the Cyanobacteria bacterium GSL.Bin1 genome:
GAGTTAGGGCGTGAGTTATGGCGACAAGAGCAGTACGAAGCAGCAGCAGAAGCAGTGGCAAGAGGAAAAGAGATCTTGGTGGATTGGGATTTCTTTCCGGAATTACGTCAAGAAATGACAAGTGAATTGAATAAACTTTCTCCTTATCGTATTTTTGAGTTACTTTCTCAGCGTGATTTTGATGAAAAAGCGGTTGCGAAAGGAATTACTCTGTTACAGGATATGTTCATCCAGCGCGGTGGCATTGATGGTGAAATTCCAGATGAGTCGGGTTTAAATGTAGATGAGTTTCTGCACTTTGTTCAGCAAATTCGAGAATATTTGACAGCTCAAGAACAAGAAGAATTATTTGCCAAAGAAGCTCAACGGTCTTCAGTAGCGACCTATTTGGCAGCTTGTGCCGGAATTGCGCGAGGCTTTGCTTATCTAGAACCTCATTATATCCGCAAAGGGAAACAATTTCTGCAACGCTTAGAACAAGAACATGAGCGAAAGGGAAATCGCGCTGATGTTTACTTGGAAGAATCAATTTGTGCTCTTTTATTGGGGGAGACGGAGACGGCACTGTATTTAGTGGAAAAGAGCCAAGAAACTGAAGCGATCGCGCAAATCCAAGCTTACGCGGCAGAAGCGGGTGAGACGCCTGATTTGCTCTTAGGGTTATGCCATTATGCGGAAGAGTGGCTGGAGTCAGTTTTGTTTCCGAAGTTTTTAGACTTAGCCGACCAACCGGCAGCCCTAAAAGATTATTTTGCCAGTGAGTGGGTGCAACAAACCCTTGAATCATTCCAAGGGAGTGAAACGGCACCGGCTGAGCAGGAAAACATCTCCCCTCATTTGTTGAGCAATACCGAAGCAAGTTCTTCCTCATGTCAGGTTCGTGAAGCTGAGGAAATTGCCTCCTCCCAAGCAGAACAATCTGCTTGGCAAAAACGCCGCTACTCCCGTTCCAAACGCTCATCACCGTTTTCCTCGAAAGCCTCACGAATGATCGGCTTATTGCTGGTGACAGGTGTCGGATTAGGCGCGATCGCGCTGGTTAGCTTCGGTCTCTATCGAGGGGTGAGTGCGTTGTGGTCGCAGTTCGCGCCGGGTCGTCAGATAACTACGGTACAATCTCCCCCCTTAGCCTTAGAACTCAATACTTCTCCGGTTCCGATTCCTAATTCGGTTTTGCCTCAAAATACAGTGGATTCTCCGATTCTGAATCGCGATCGCGCTGAGGAAGTGATTCGCACTTGGTTAAGCAGTAAAGCGCAAGCCCTGGGCCCGGAACACCGCATTGACGCTCTGAACACAATTTTAACGGCTCCCTTGCTTGAATCCTGGCAATATCGGGCTCGAATCTTTGAACAGAATAATTCTTATCAGCAGTTTCGCCACAGTGTCAGCATTGAGAGTTTATCTTATCCGGCAGATAACCCCAACGCAGGAGAAATCACGGCAACCGTGCGGGAAGTAGCAAAGTTTTACCGCAATGGTCAGCAGATTCAAGGGGAATCTTACGACTCGACCTTAAAAGTACGGTATGATGTAGTGCGCGAAAATCAGACTTGGCGCATTCAGGAAATTGCAGTGCTAGAGCAGTGATCAAGAAGTCAGCGAGGGCAGTGGGTTCAAGAAAAACAGGGAAAAGCCAATTCCGGAGAAGGCAAAGGGACAATAAGGATCTGTGACCCCTTTTTAACCTTGACCTTTTTGCCTCAACGAATGCCATCAATTTAACGAATAATGACGAATGACCAATAACAAAGAAACAATCACGAATGATAATCTTGTCAAACTGACTCCCAATGCGAGTTACAGTCTTGCCATTCAATTGTCTTATCCCAATGTTCCGCTCAACGCCTCTCAGGGCAAACCGGCAATGTTGCCGCAAATTACCCATACCATCACCCAACTCCGAGGCAAAATTGGCGATGTTGTCGTCGAAGCCGAAACGCGGGATATGATCCAACGCCACTTAATTGTCGATGCT
This genomic interval carries:
- a CDS encoding DUF4101 domain-containing protein codes for the protein MRIPLDYYRIIGLPLQSTADQIEQAYQDRLRQTPHSEYTQGTLDARQELLDWAYQVLSDPEQRSEYDANYLLTTYDIDDIEAEETITLPHLESAEEAVITGFDTPKLEVETPQQLVGALSLLYELGEYQRVRSLGEWLLANPDQALMNQEQGLPAAMEKDLILTVALSCWELGRELWRQEQYEAAAEAVARGKEILVDWDFFPELRQEMTSELNKLSPYRIFELLSQRDFDEKAVAKGITLLQDMFIQRGGIDGEIPDESGLNVDEFLHFVQQIREYLTAQEQEELFAKEAQRSSVATYLAACAGIARGFAYLEPHYIRKGKQFLQRLEQEHERKGNRADVYLEESICALLLGETETALYLVEKSQETEAIAQIQAYAAEAGETPDLLLGLCHYAEEWLESVLFPKFLDLADQPAALKDYFASEWVQQTLESFQGSETAPAEQENISPHLLSNTEASSSSCQVREAEEIASSQAEQSAWQKRRYSRSKRSSPFSSKASRMIGLLLVTGVGLGAIALVSFGLYRGVSALWSQFAPGRQITTVQSPPLALELNTSPVPIPNSVLPQNTVDSPILNRDRAEEVIRTWLSSKAQALGPEHRIDALNTILTAPLLESWQYRARIFEQNNSYQQFRHSVSIESLSYPADNPNAGEITATVREVAKFYRNGQQIQGESYDSTLKVRYDVVRENQTWRIQEIAVLEQ